A portion of the Cloacibacillus sp. genome contains these proteins:
- the dxs gene encoding 1-deoxy-D-xylulose-5-phosphate synthase, producing MSLLESVNDFRGLYGLNSDELTQLSAELRKEIIDVTLKNGGHLSSSLGTVELTVALLRVFNPDADKIIFDVGHQSYAYKLLTKRREAFSTLRTKGGIAGFPRLDESPYDFFTTGHSSTSISAAMGYAKARDLKNEEHEVVAVIGDGALLNGVAFEALNTMSSVGAKTIIILNDNTMSISPRIGGMASHLAKLAVNPTYKKVKDYIKNQCVTVKNGDNLSHALKKFKMKLKSLLLPTNIFEELNISYWGPFDGHNIQEMEEVFRLAKNYDEPLLIHVLTKKGKGCPQAEASPSFFHGIGPNTPLDAAGQTACGSSISWSAAMSNLLCEMAREDAHIIACTAAMKDGTKLSGFAKTYPKRFFDAGIAEEHLLIFAAGLAAAGMKPVVCIYSTFLQRAADQIVHDICLPKLPVLLGIDRAGLVGEDGETHHGVLDIAWLRSVPEMTIAAPRDAADLAFFVKEWKRRGIPMAVRYPRGNAPLSTAREENGAPAPWGRAEVLRRGAEICLVGCGSTVALMLRAADELREKLSVSATVVDLRFLKPIDFEGLKDILASHSLVVTAEEGVIKGGAGEAIAVFMKENGCCGAVHTLGVPDYFISHATRAQQWEECGLTADNIVKICAAEKNGGDHGRLER from the coding sequence TCTGAACTCTGACGAGCTCACCCAGCTTTCCGCGGAGCTTAGAAAAGAAATAATCGACGTCACGCTGAAAAACGGAGGCCATCTGAGTTCCTCGCTCGGGACGGTGGAGCTGACCGTAGCGTTGCTGCGCGTCTTCAACCCTGACGCCGATAAAATAATCTTTGACGTAGGCCATCAGAGCTACGCCTACAAGCTGCTCACCAAACGCAGGGAGGCTTTTTCGACGCTGCGCACCAAGGGCGGCATAGCCGGCTTTCCGCGCCTTGACGAAAGCCCCTATGATTTCTTTACCACCGGCCACAGCAGCACCTCCATCTCCGCCGCTATGGGCTACGCAAAGGCGCGCGACCTCAAAAACGAGGAACACGAAGTTGTAGCCGTCATAGGCGACGGCGCGCTGCTGAACGGCGTCGCCTTCGAAGCGCTAAACACCATGTCGAGCGTAGGCGCAAAGACCATCATAATACTGAACGACAACACGATGTCCATCAGCCCGCGCATCGGGGGCATGGCTTCGCACCTTGCGAAGCTCGCCGTCAACCCGACCTACAAAAAGGTCAAGGACTATATAAAAAATCAGTGCGTAACGGTCAAAAACGGCGACAATCTAAGCCACGCGCTGAAAAAATTCAAGATGAAGCTCAAATCGCTGCTTCTGCCGACAAACATCTTTGAAGAGCTCAACATAAGCTACTGGGGCCCCTTTGACGGACACAACATTCAGGAGATGGAAGAGGTATTCCGGCTCGCCAAAAATTACGACGAACCGCTGCTCATCCACGTCCTCACAAAAAAGGGAAAGGGCTGTCCGCAGGCCGAGGCAAGCCCCTCCTTCTTTCACGGCATCGGGCCGAACACGCCGCTTGACGCGGCGGGGCAGACAGCTTGCGGCTCCTCAATAAGCTGGAGCGCGGCAATGTCAAATCTGCTCTGCGAAATGGCGCGCGAAGACGCGCACATCATCGCCTGCACGGCCGCCATGAAGGACGGCACCAAATTAAGCGGCTTTGCCAAAACATACCCTAAACGTTTTTTTGACGCGGGCATCGCGGAGGAACACCTTTTGATATTCGCGGCGGGACTTGCAGCAGCCGGCATGAAGCCGGTCGTCTGCATTTACTCGACCTTCCTCCAGCGCGCAGCAGACCAGATAGTTCATGATATATGCCTTCCAAAACTGCCCGTATTACTTGGAATAGACCGGGCCGGCTTGGTCGGCGAGGACGGAGAGACGCATCACGGCGTGCTCGACATCGCGTGGCTGCGCTCCGTCCCGGAAATGACGATAGCCGCCCCGCGCGACGCGGCGGATCTCGCCTTTTTCGTAAAGGAATGGAAACGCCGCGGCATACCCATGGCGGTGAGATATCCGCGCGGAAACGCGCCGCTTTCCACGGCGCGCGAAGAAAACGGCGCGCCCGCTCCATGGGGCCGAGCAGAGGTTCTAAGGCGCGGCGCGGAAATCTGTCTTGTCGGCTGCGGCAGCACAGTCGCTTTGATGCTTAGGGCGGCCGACGAACTCCGCGAGAAACTTTCGGTATCGGCCACGGTCGTTGACCTCAGATTCCTGAAGCCGATAGACTTTGAAGGGCTAAAAGATATTCTTGCGTCACATTCGCTCGTAGTCACCGCCGAAGAGGGCGTGATAAAAGGCGGCGCGGGAGAGGCCATCGCCGTCTTCATGAAGGAGAACGGCTGCTGCGGCGCGGTGC